Proteins encoded together in one bacterium window:
- a CDS encoding phosphomannomutase codes for MRKLACFKAYDIRGRIPDDFNIDMAYDIGRAYVAEICPQGPVAVGRDIRETSEAVSESLQRGIHDAGVDTVDIGLCGTEMVYFASSFEGMGGGAMVTASHNPRDYNGIKLVHAGARPISGDTGLMNMERRVRTGDIPVKTLHTGNTARKDIMDEYVRRILSFINIDVLKPLTILVNPGNGCAGPVIDTMAPLLPFRFERMNFEPDGSFPNGIPNPLLIENRSVTAHAVISAGAAMGVAWDGDYDRCFFFDENGHFIEGYYVVGFLAKRLLGRNPGGKIVLDPRLTWNTIELVEEAGGEAVISKSGHSFMKEKMRDIEAVYGGEMSAHHYFRDFSYSDSGMIPWLLVAEELSITGQTLSSLVKERIRLYPCSGEINRSVKDPDGVLAMLERNYRDKASAFSDIDGVSMEFGDIWRFNVRKSNTEPLVRLNVESSGDEKTMEFHTRKILELIDQFDGNGGE; via the coding sequence ATCAGGAAACTCGCTTGCTTCAAAGCATATGACATCCGGGGAAGAATCCCCGATGATTTCAATATAGATATGGCCTATGACATTGGCCGTGCATATGTTGCGGAAATTTGTCCCCAGGGACCGGTGGCAGTCGGTCGTGATATCAGGGAAACAAGTGAAGCAGTCTCGGAGTCTCTTCAGAGAGGTATTCATGATGCCGGGGTCGATACGGTAGATATCGGCCTGTGCGGGACGGAAATGGTCTATTTTGCCTCATCTTTCGAGGGAATGGGCGGCGGCGCCATGGTGACAGCAAGTCATAATCCCAGGGATTATAACGGAATCAAGCTTGTGCACGCCGGCGCCCGTCCCATCAGTGGTGATACCGGACTTATGAACATGGAACGGCGGGTCCGTACGGGTGATATTCCGGTAAAAACACTGCATACCGGGAATACCGCCCGAAAGGATATTATGGATGAGTATGTCCGGCGTATCCTGTCATTTATCAATATCGATGTTCTGAAACCGCTCACCATACTGGTCAATCCCGGCAACGGTTGTGCGGGACCGGTTATTGATACGATGGCGCCCTTGCTGCCGTTCCGTTTCGAACGGATGAATTTCGAACCGGACGGTTCATTTCCGAACGGGATACCGAATCCGCTTCTTATCGAGAACCGTTCCGTTACCGCTCATGCGGTCATATCTGCCGGAGCCGCCATGGGTGTTGCGTGGGACGGTGATTATGACCGGTGTTTTTTCTTTGACGAAAACGGTCATTTCATCGAGGGTTATTATGTTGTGGGATTTCTCGCAAAACGGCTCCTTGGCCGGAATCCCGGAGGAAAAATAGTACTCGATCCCCGTCTTACATGGAACACGATCGAGCTTGTCGAAGAGGCAGGCGGCGAAGCGGTAATCTCAAAATCGGGCCACTCGTTCATGAAAGAGAAAATGCGGGATATTGAGGCGGTTTATGGCGGCGAAATGAGCGCTCACCATTATTTCCGCGATTTCTCATACAGCGATTCAGGTATGATACCCTGGCTTCTGGTGGCGGAGGAATTATCGATCACCGGTCAGACTCTTTCCAGCCTTGTGAAAGAACGTATCAGGCTGTATCCCTGCTCGGGCGAGATAAACCGCTCGGTGAAGGACCCCGATGGCGTTCTGGCAATGCTTGAACGGAATTATCGTGATAAAGCTTCGGCATTTTCCGATATTGACGGTGTCAGCATGGAATTTGGTGATATCTGGCGGTTTAATGTCCGTAAATCGAATACCGAGCCTCTTGTCCGTCTTAATGTCGAGTCATCCGGGGATGAAAAAACAATGGAATTCCATACCCGTAAAATTCTCGAACTTATCGATCAGTTTGATGGAAATGGCGGGGAATAA
- a CDS encoding prephenate dehydrogenase, whose product MFNTIVIVGVGLIGGSFGLAIKRKYPGIRIIGVSSRAATASAIEMGAVNEGCGYEELGDAVASADCVVLCTPIHRIQGLLTVLGSSLKPGVLVSDVGSTKRAITEHAAMVLPRGVHFIGGHPMTGSERRGVDAADPFLFQNAIYVLTPVDGVPKAIVESFSRFLETLGATVIIMDAAVHDRIAATVSHLPQMLAVTLVEMAGKLDSESAPYLRLAAGGFRDMTRIASSPFTMWDDICRTNDDAIKEALDSYIDHLRRIRDRIGTPALGEDFEIANITRATIPKDTKGFLRTLFEVLVVVEDKPGVIAEIATELARVDINIKDMEVVKVREGEGGTLRLSFENEPLANDAVSLLTRLGYTARLRR is encoded by the coding sequence ATGTTTAACACGATTGTCATTGTTGGTGTCGGGCTGATCGGCGGATCATTCGGACTTGCGATAAAACGAAAGTATCCCGGAATTCGTATCATCGGTGTTTCATCCCGAGCCGCAACAGCCAGCGCCATCGAGATGGGAGCGGTCAACGAAGGCTGCGGTTACGAAGAGCTCGGAGATGCGGTTGCCAGCGCCGATTGCGTGGTGCTCTGTACACCGATACACCGTATCCAGGGGCTTCTCACTGTTCTGGGCTCATCGCTGAAACCGGGTGTCCTCGTTTCCGATGTCGGCTCGACCAAACGCGCCATCACCGAACATGCGGCAATGGTGCTTCCCCGGGGAGTTCACTTTATCGGCGGTCATCCGATGACCGGTTCCGAACGCCGCGGTGTCGATGCTGCCGATCCGTTCCTGTTTCAGAACGCCATATATGTTCTTACACCCGTTGATGGCGTTCCGAAAGCCATTGTTGAAAGCTTCAGCAGATTTCTCGAAACCCTCGGAGCTACCGTTATCATCATGGATGCCGCCGTACATGACCGCATTGCTGCCACAGTCAGTCATCTTCCTCAGATGCTTGCGGTAACTCTCGTCGAAATGGCAGGTAAACTCGATAGCGAATCCGCGCCGTACCTCAGGCTTGCCGCCGGAGGTTTCCGTGACATGACCCGGATTGCTTCAAGTCCTTTCACCATGTGGGACGATATATGCCGAACGAACGACGATGCCATAAAAGAGGCTCTCGATTCGTATATCGATCATCTTCGACGTATCAGAGATCGTATCGGAACACCGGCGCTGGGAGAAGATTTCGAGATAGCTAATATTACACGGGCGACTATTCCAAAGGATACTAAAGGCTTCCTGCGCACCCTGTTCGAAGTCCTCGTCGTCGTCGAAGACAAACCCGGTGTTATCGCCGAAATCGCCACGGAGCTTGCCCGGGTTGACATCAATATCAAGGATATGGAAGTTGTCAAGGTCCGCGAAGGCGAAGGAGGGACGCTCCGGCTCTCGTTCGAGAATGAGCCGCTTGCGAACGATGCGGTTTCACTCCTCACCCGTCTCGGTTATACAGCCCGTCTGAGGAGGTAA
- a CDS encoding shikimate dehydrogenase: MLLRGTTMVCGIIGDPVGHSMSPHMQTKAMEKMGFDGVYVPFHVKSGDLENAVRGIVALDIRGMNVTVPHKTAVMQYLDRLTDDARAVGAVNTIINEHGLLTGDNTDVYGFVQGLLREEGVDSFPAKVCIIGAGGAARAVIYGCATRPEVEEICILNRTLPKAQNLATEFSGKTGKKIASCPFDEKTISEVIPAASLVINTTTIGMHPHEDASPVPDPSVFRTGQIVYDIVIPPMQTTLLKEAAARGARTVGGLSMLACQGARSLELWTGHDAPEEFMAAILRGQFRS, translated from the coding sequence ATGCTTTTACGCGGTACGACAATGGTTTGCGGAATTATCGGGGATCCGGTCGGTCACAGCATGTCGCCCCATATGCAGACGAAAGCAATGGAAAAAATGGGGTTTGACGGCGTCTATGTCCCGTTCCATGTGAAATCCGGAGACCTTGAAAACGCCGTTCGCGGAATTGTTGCACTCGACATCAGGGGCATGAATGTAACAGTGCCTCACAAAACAGCGGTTATGCAGTATCTCGACCGTCTTACCGATGACGCCCGGGCTGTGGGAGCGGTCAATACGATCATCAATGAGCATGGTTTGCTGACCGGTGATAACACCGACGTGTACGGATTCGTCCAGGGGCTTCTCAGGGAAGAGGGAGTCGATTCCTTTCCCGCAAAGGTCTGTATCATCGGAGCCGGGGGCGCCGCGAGAGCCGTTATATATGGATGCGCAACCCGTCCGGAGGTCGAGGAAATCTGCATCCTCAATCGGACACTGCCGAAGGCTCAGAATCTCGCGACGGAATTTTCAGGGAAAACGGGAAAAAAAATTGCCTCCTGTCCTTTCGATGAAAAAACCATTTCCGAGGTTATTCCCGCTGCGTCGCTCGTGATCAACACGACAACAATCGGGATGCATCCCCATGAAGATGCGTCGCCGGTGCCCGATCCTTCGGTGTTTCGCACCGGACAGATTGTTTACGATATTGTTATTCCCCCCATGCAGACAACGCTGCTGAAAGAAGCCGCTGCAAGAGGGGCTCGTACTGTCGGCGGTCTTTCCATGCTTGCCTGCCAGGGCGCACGATCACTCGAATTGTGGACAGGCCATGACGCCCCTGAGGAGTTCATGGCGGCCATTCTTCGTGGTCAGTTCAGATCATAA
- the aroB gene encoding 3-dehydroquinate synthase — protein METVLVEFAERSYDIMIRSGSLRRAGSFIRTCIAEKPAKAAIVTTETVAGLYLDTVLKSIEAEGYSVTAVVVPDGEEFKTLATYETIMTRLIEARFERKSIVIPLGGGVVGDVAGFVAATLLRGVPFVQIPTTIVAQVDSSIGGKVAVNHTLGKNLIGCFYQPRGVLIDPHVLKTLEYREVISGMGEAVKHAMIRDGEFFSFLEQYIEAIMSLEAADEIMERFIAWNCRIKAAVVAADEREAGLRAILNYGHTVGHALETVTEYSRFKHGEAVILGMIAAGKIAVIKGFMSEADFNRQNSLIDRAGMTVSLDGISVSDVLKAMTTDKKVVGGRNRFILPDGIGAVRIHDDVAEREVEESLEFLFTRND, from the coding sequence ATGGAAACAGTTTTAGTCGAGTTTGCTGAACGTTCGTATGATATCATGATCAGAAGCGGCAGTCTCCGTCGGGCCGGTTCATTTATTCGCACCTGTATAGCGGAAAAACCTGCAAAAGCAGCCATCGTAACAACGGAAACGGTGGCCGGCCTGTACCTTGACACAGTGCTGAAGTCAATAGAAGCGGAAGGCTATTCCGTTACTGCTGTTGTTGTGCCGGATGGCGAGGAATTTAAAACTCTTGCTACCTACGAGACCATCATGACTCGGCTCATTGAAGCGCGGTTTGAGCGTAAGAGCATCGTGATTCCCCTCGGAGGAGGAGTTGTTGGAGATGTGGCGGGTTTTGTTGCCGCCACGCTTCTCAGGGGTGTGCCCTTTGTGCAGATTCCAACAACTATCGTTGCCCAGGTCGATTCGTCCATTGGCGGTAAGGTTGCGGTAAACCATACGCTCGGAAAAAACCTCATCGGCTGTTTTTACCAGCCCCGTGGCGTGCTGATCGATCCGCATGTTCTGAAAACGCTCGAATACCGTGAGGTCATAAGCGGAATGGGGGAAGCGGTAAAACATGCGATGATTCGTGACGGGGAGTTTTTCTCGTTCCTCGAACAATATATTGAAGCGATCATGAGCCTCGAAGCCGCCGATGAAATCATGGAGCGTTTTATCGCCTGGAACTGCCGTATCAAGGCGGCTGTTGTTGCTGCTGACGAGCGCGAGGCGGGCTTGAGAGCAATTCTTAATTACGGTCATACGGTGGGTCATGCGCTTGAGACAGTTACGGAATACAGCCGTTTCAAGCACGGCGAGGCGGTTATTCTGGGAATGATCGCTGCCGGGAAAATCGCGGTTATAAAGGGTTTCATGAGTGAAGCCGACTTCAACCGTCAGAACAGCCTGATCGACCGGGCGGGTATGACTGTTTCACTCGATGGCATCTCTGTCAGTGATGTTTTGAAGGCGATGACAACAGATAAAAAAGTTGTTGGAGGCCGTAACAGGTTTATCCTGCCCGACGGGATAGGCGCTGTGCGGATTCACGATGATGTGGCTGAGAGGGAAGTTGAAGAATCACTGGAGTTTCTTTTCACCAGAAATGACTGA
- the pyrE gene encoding orotate phosphoribosyltransferase has product MNIEELAQKVKDAALLRGDFILSSGRRSSYYLDKYRIETRPDILSIVADGLRDKIPPETDILAGPELGAIPLVTAVGLKTGIPFLLVRKKAKDYGTKNVVEGLYEKGQNVVLIEDVLTTGTQAITAAESLREIGLNVLKIVCVIDREEGAREAVEGAGYVFDPLLTRTMMGI; this is encoded by the coding sequence ATGAACATCGAAGAACTAGCACAGAAGGTAAAGGATGCGGCGCTCCTGAGAGGAGATTTTATTCTTTCGAGCGGACGGAGGAGTTCGTACTATCTTGATAAGTACCGTATCGAAACGCGGCCCGATATTCTCAGCATTGTGGCTGACGGTCTTAGGGATAAAATTCCGCCGGAGACGGATATTCTCGCAGGACCGGAACTTGGAGCCATCCCTCTTGTTACCGCTGTCGGTCTGAAGACGGGTATACCCTTCCTTCTCGTTCGTAAAAAAGCCAAGGATTACGGCACCAAAAATGTGGTTGAGGGTCTCTACGAAAAGGGACAGAACGTTGTGCTCATCGAGGATGTTCTGACAACGGGAACGCAGGCAATAACGGCTGCAGAAAGCCTTCGCGAAATTGGCCTCAATGTTCTGAAGATCGTCTGTGTCATTGACCGCGAAGAAGGCGCCCGTGAAGCTGTGGAGGGTGCTGGCTATGTATTTGATCCGCTTCTGACCCGTACCATGATGGGAATATGA
- a CDS encoding glycosyltransferase family 4 protein: MGHYVQAVTVRWYNACAYYAVTLAQGLALGGHRVTVAAGTGTPALKTADEKGLDTLSVSGSASHDPIGYFRELRRLRSFALDNNVSLVNVHNGSDHLQWALALRGAGIPVVRTSGNQIPPKVHPGSRYLMKKTAGVITSCNTIREYYAEGFGIDRSRIHVIQGGVDSDFFSDDYPRNRLRKALGIPDDAFVFGIIGRFSPVKGHRYFFKAAGILASRRHGTWFVVSGWDAQLREAHIRAMASDAGVLKRTSFIGYQQDIRDLIGSLDAGVIASTGSETICRIAMEYMAMGVPVIAADTNVIPEIVRHGESGIVVPAGSHEALESAMEQLMTSGNGGKSLGQRGRKIIETEFSLESFASRTYDIYRGVTGG, translated from the coding sequence ATGGGGCATTATGTTCAGGCGGTAACGGTACGGTGGTACAATGCTTGTGCATATTATGCGGTAACTCTTGCACAGGGCCTTGCTCTGGGTGGTCACCGTGTGACGGTAGCAGCGGGAACCGGTACTCCCGCTCTTAAAACGGCTGATGAAAAAGGTCTTGATACTCTGAGCGTTTCAGGCTCCGCCTCACATGATCCCATCGGGTATTTCAGGGAGCTTCGCAGACTCAGGTCGTTTGCGCTCGACAATAACGTCAGCCTGGTGAATGTTCATAACGGCAGCGATCATCTGCAATGGGCGCTTGCGCTGAGAGGAGCGGGAATACCGGTAGTGAGAACCTCGGGCAACCAGATTCCGCCCAAGGTTCATCCCGGCTCGCGGTATCTCATGAAAAAAACGGCGGGCGTTATTACATCGTGTAATACCATACGGGAGTATTATGCCGAGGGATTCGGAATTGACCGGTCGCGGATTCATGTTATCCAGGGAGGCGTGGACAGCGATTTCTTCTCGGACGATTATCCGCGGAACCGTTTGAGAAAAGCCCTCGGAATTCCTGATGACGCTTTTGTTTTCGGGATTATCGGTAGATTTTCCCCCGTGAAGGGACACCGGTATTTTTTCAAAGCCGCCGGGATTCTTGCCTCCCGGCGACACGGCACGTGGTTTGTGGTTTCCGGGTGGGATGCCCAGCTCAGGGAGGCACATATACGGGCCATGGCTTCTGATGCGGGAGTTCTGAAAAGAACCAGTTTTATCGGTTATCAACAGGATATACGTGATCTCATCGGGTCGCTCGATGCGGGAGTGATAGCATCGACCGGTTCCGAGACCATATGCCGTATCGCGATGGAATACATGGCGATGGGTGTTCCCGTTATTGCCGCTGATACCAACGTGATTCCGGAAATCGTCCGTCACGGCGAGTCGGGGATCGTGGTGCCCGCGGGCAGCCATGAAGCTCTCGAATCTGCCATGGAACAATTGATGACCTCCGGCAACGGGGGAAAATCCCTGGGACAGCGGGGCCGTAAAATCATTGAAACCGAATTTTCACTCGAATCGTTCGCTTCCAGAACGTATGATATTTACAGAGGTGTGACCGGTGGTTGA
- a CDS encoding bifunctional (p)ppGpp synthetase/guanosine-3',5'-bis(diphosphate) 3'-pyrophosphohydrolase produces MVEKNQGVKPSPDRYTIEPVELTEVVDEFAKLLEKIELYNPHVDKELIKRALRFAAVAHAGQRRMSGKPFIYHGIQTAGILADLHLDSVMIASGILHDVAEDTSLTVDDVRNEFGNEIATIIEGLTKIAELKLMSPEEMQAENFRKMILYTAQDVRTVLVKFADRLHNMRTLEHLPVEKRKRIAHETLEVFAPLAHRFGIYTIKTELEDLSLRWLYPREYKRISRTLEKLVGERDAYFERFIEPIKKRLTEEKIEHHIQWRLKNKYSIYRKMLRDKKDVKDIYDIFAIRIIVNSVADCYHSLGIIHSMFTPVIERIKDFIATPKYNMYQSLHTTIMGPGGHMVEVQIRTNDMHDTAETGIAAHWRYKEGKVEPDEIDSYMAWLRKVVDWQSGTPEAKDFMRELKMDLFQDEVFVFTPKGDLIQLPMGSTSVDFAFALHTQIGLHCAGAKVNGRMVPLDRKLKSGESVEIQTNPNKQPSPGWLETVKTAKARSLIRRWIKRQYYNESLSLGQQMLQKIEKLRGEKISDKEHEKLLSKYHQKDWEHFVVSLGSGDISIRSVQNFFGFTVKKKRGKQQDETKKRLGVSIQGMENLLVSFAQCCKPLPGDEIIGFITRGRGMVIHRSDCENVLNNPIEMERAIDVNWEPGDNMFFVASIRAEGVNRKSLLNDITSAIAKFNCNIRSANVITKDGIAIDDFDVDVKNLSDLQRLMNEIRKVKGINRVIRFDLRSPKNVQSHDEQF; encoded by the coding sequence GTGGTTGAAAAAAACCAGGGAGTTAAACCATCGCCGGATCGTTATACCATCGAGCCGGTCGAGCTTACCGAAGTTGTTGATGAGTTTGCGAAACTCCTTGAAAAAATCGAGCTCTACAATCCTCATGTAGACAAGGAGCTCATAAAACGGGCTCTTCGTTTTGCGGCTGTGGCTCATGCGGGTCAGCGGCGTATGTCCGGAAAACCGTTCATTTATCACGGCATCCAGACCGCGGGGATTCTTGCTGATCTTCATCTCGATTCCGTCATGATCGCCAGCGGGATTCTCCATGATGTTGCCGAGGATACTTCGCTGACCGTCGATGATGTGCGGAATGAATTCGGGAATGAAATCGCCACGATTATCGAGGGACTCACGAAGATCGCCGAGCTCAAACTCATGAGCCCCGAGGAAATGCAGGCGGAAAACTTCCGAAAAATGATTCTCTATACCGCCCAGGACGTCCGTACCGTGCTCGTGAAGTTTGCCGACCGTCTTCACAACATGCGGACTCTTGAACATCTGCCGGTGGAAAAGAGAAAGCGTATTGCCCATGAAACTCTCGAGGTATTCGCCCCACTCGCTCACCGGTTTGGTATCTATACCATCAAAACAGAATTGGAAGACCTTTCCCTGCGCTGGCTTTATCCCCGCGAGTATAAGAGGATAAGCCGCACGCTCGAAAAACTGGTCGGCGAGCGCGACGCCTACTTTGAACGGTTTATCGAGCCGATCAAAAAACGGCTTACCGAAGAAAAAATCGAACATCACATACAATGGCGGCTCAAGAATAAATACAGTATATACCGTAAGATGCTGCGTGATAAAAAAGATGTTAAGGATATATACGATATTTTCGCCATCAGGATAATTGTCAATTCCGTTGCCGACTGCTATCATTCCCTCGGTATCATCCATTCCATGTTCACACCAGTCATCGAACGCATCAAGGACTTCATAGCCACTCCGAAGTACAACATGTATCAATCCCTCCATACCACGATAATGGGCCCCGGGGGCCATATGGTCGAGGTTCAGATCCGGACAAATGATATGCATGATACCGCAGAAACCGGGATCGCCGCACACTGGAGATACAAAGAGGGTAAAGTCGAGCCCGATGAAATCGATTCCTACATGGCGTGGCTCAGGAAAGTTGTCGACTGGCAGAGCGGAACTCCCGAAGCGAAAGATTTCATGCGCGAGCTTAAAATGGACCTGTTCCAGGATGAGGTTTTTGTGTTTACCCCCAAAGGCGATCTCATTCAGCTTCCCATGGGCTCGACATCGGTGGATTTTGCATTTGCCCTCCATACGCAGATCGGCCTTCATTGCGCCGGCGCCAAGGTCAACGGACGAATGGTTCCGCTCGACAGGAAGCTTAAAAGCGGAGAGTCGGTCGAGATTCAGACCAACCCGAATAAACAGCCGAGCCCGGGCTGGCTTGAAACAGTAAAGACTGCAAAGGCGCGAAGCCTGATCCGACGGTGGATTAAGCGCCAGTATTACAACGAGAGCCTTTCTCTCGGTCAGCAGATGCTCCAGAAAATTGAGAAGCTGCGGGGCGAAAAAATATCCGATAAAGAGCATGAAAAACTTCTCAGTAAATATCACCAGAAAGACTGGGAACATTTTGTCGTCAGCCTGGGATCGGGGGACATTTCCATTCGCAGTGTTCAAAACTTTTTCGGCTTTACGGTTAAAAAGAAGCGGGGAAAACAGCAGGACGAAACAAAAAAAAGGCTGGGAGTATCGATCCAGGGAATGGAGAATCTCCTCGTCAGTTTTGCCCAGTGCTGTAAACCCCTTCCCGGGGACGAGATTATTGGCTTCATAACGAGGGGCCGTGGTATGGTCATTCACCGGAGTGACTGTGAAAATGTGCTGAATAACCCCATCGAGATGGAACGTGCGATCGATGTAAACTGGGAACCCGGTGACAATATGTTTTTTGTTGCGAGCATCAGGGCAGAGGGAGTGAACCGGAAGAGTCTTCTGAACGATATTACCTCCGCCATCGCCAAATTCAACTGCAACATACGGTCTGCTAATGTGATTACCAAAGACGGCATCGCCATCGATGATTTCGATGTTGATGTGAAAAATCTTTCGGATTTGCAAAGACTTATGAACGAGATACGGAAAGTCAAAGGAATTAACCGCGTCATCCGCTTCGATTTACGTTCACCGAAAAATGTCCAGAGCCACGATGAACAGTTTTAA
- the pgeF gene encoding peptidoglycan editing factor PgeF translates to MNSFKLIIPRTVPSEKVVCGYTTRSGGVSSPPFDSLNLGFHTPDDHARVAENHRIVYRYAGADENEVAFMGQVHGSAVKIVDSGGVYPGTDGLITARRGLLLGVKVADCIPLLLYDPGHEVIGAIHCGWRPIVDGIARKAVALMSGHYKTDPAQIVAVMGPSAGPCCYEVGPDVACRLRPESVTDRGGSLFADLRAELVSHLTDAGVAEHHIEIFNDCTICRDSLYYSFRRSGDQSGRMLGFIMLKGNVL, encoded by the coding sequence ATGAACAGTTTTAAGCTCATTATTCCCCGCACTGTTCCTTCTGAAAAGGTTGTATGTGGTTACACCACGCGCTCCGGCGGTGTTTCGTCTCCGCCGTTCGATTCACTCAACCTCGGTTTCCATACTCCTGATGATCATGCCCGTGTGGCGGAAAACCACCGTATCGTTTACCGGTATGCCGGAGCTGATGAAAACGAGGTTGCATTTATGGGACAGGTGCATGGTTCCGCGGTAAAAATTGTCGATTCCGGCGGCGTTTATCCCGGGACTGACGGTCTCATCACGGCCCGGAGAGGACTTCTGCTTGGTGTTAAAGTGGCCGATTGTATTCCTCTTCTGCTCTACGATCCCGGTCATGAAGTAATAGGTGCGATTCACTGCGGCTGGCGGCCGATTGTTGACGGTATCGCCCGGAAAGCCGTTGCACTGATGAGCGGGCATTATAAAACCGACCCCGCGCAGATCGTCGCCGTGATGGGACCCTCCGCCGGACCGTGCTGTTATGAAGTGGGGCCTGATGTTGCCTGTCGTCTGAGACCCGAATCCGTTACAGACCGCGGCGGCTCCCTGTTTGCCGATCTGAGAGCCGAGCTCGTGTCACACCTGACAGATGCCGGTGTAGCGGAACACCATATCGAGATTTTTAATGATTGTACTATCTGCCGTGATTCTTTATACTATTCCTTCCGTCGCAGCGGCGACCAATCCGGTCGCATGCTTGGCTTTATCATGCTGAAAGGAAACGTTTTATGA
- a CDS encoding prolyl oligopeptidase family serine peptidase: MSYLQAIILGILQGFTEFLPVSSSGHLVLAQHILGIDESMLTFDIFVHFGTLLAVLVVLRTSIMKLSYSFLADMRSFLVDRMPVPVIYRTSSGLSTITALCIGTVPAVFAGFLLKDSIEAFFSSPLPVLVALFITGIVLTGTFFIKENSRHIDPLRGLLVGIAQAVAIIPGISRSGMTISSALFMKVRRSEAGEFSFLLAIPVITGATVLAVKDVSEAGFMSLAWGPVIIGTLAAFLSGWVSLVMLLSIIKRGSLGYFGFYCIAAALAGLVFFGVKGEIHSQTIQEGGRPMEVQITTIPSSYDGAIQHIRFLKASGDKRPLLVALHTWSYGYMQDSGDEYFKRCHERDWNCIFPDFRGPNNNPLAGGSEAALKDILDAVSWAFEHMSVDHRHIFLAGASGGGHMALLSAGNSPSTWTAVSAWVPISDLSQWHRETEERGLAYAADIEHICDGTPGSSKNVDREYQKRSPLTNLWRAHIIPMDINAGIHDGHAGETGGEGSVPVGHSIRAYNELVKASGKTADIIPEDVIYSIEHEQQIPDGFERRTIEDPAYGRRIHLRRVSGLSRLTLFEGGHEILYEAVFDWFESF; this comes from the coding sequence ATGAGTTACTTGCAGGCGATTATACTCGGAATACTCCAGGGTTTCACAGAGTTTTTACCTGTTTCTTCCTCGGGACACCTCGTTCTTGCCCAGCATATACTCGGAATCGATGAAAGCATGCTGACTTTCGATATCTTTGTCCATTTCGGGACATTGCTCGCCGTGCTCGTTGTGTTAAGAACATCGATTATGAAGCTCAGTTACAGTTTTCTTGCCGATATGCGTTCCTTTCTTGTAGACCGGATGCCTGTTCCCGTTATCTATCGGACATCGTCCGGGCTCAGTACGATAACCGCTCTCTGTATCGGAACTGTTCCCGCGGTTTTTGCAGGATTTTTACTGAAAGACAGCATCGAAGCTTTTTTCTCATCGCCTTTACCCGTGCTTGTGGCGCTCTTCATTACCGGAATTGTACTGACTGGGACTTTTTTTATAAAAGAAAATTCACGGCATATCGATCCCCTGCGCGGATTATTGGTTGGAATAGCGCAGGCGGTGGCAATCATACCGGGGATTTCACGGTCGGGGATGACCATATCATCGGCGCTTTTCATGAAAGTCAGGCGTTCTGAGGCAGGAGAATTCTCGTTTCTGCTTGCCATTCCGGTCATTACCGGGGCGACGGTGCTTGCTGTAAAGGATGTCAGTGAGGCGGGATTCATGTCCCTTGCGTGGGGGCCGGTTATCATCGGGACTCTGGCGGCGTTTCTGAGCGGCTGGGTATCGCTCGTTATGCTGTTGAGTATCATTAAGCGGGGGTCACTGGGCTATTTCGGGTTTTACTGCATCGCGGCGGCGCTGGCCGGTCTGGTATTTTTCGGTGTAAAAGGTGAAATTCATTCTCAAACAATACAAGAAGGCGGAAGACCGATGGAAGTTCAGATTACGACAATCCCTTCATCGTATGATGGTGCAATCCAGCATATTCGATTCCTGAAGGCGAGTGGCGATAAACGCCCGCTCCTTGTTGCGCTTCATACATGGAGTTACGGGTATATGCAGGATTCGGGCGATGAATATTTCAAACGGTGTCACGAGCGGGACTGGAACTGTATTTTCCCCGATTTTCGCGGGCCGAACAACAATCCGCTCGCGGGTGGTTCGGAAGCCGCGCTTAAAGATATTCTCGATGCCGTTTCCTGGGCATTCGAACATATGAGTGTCGACCATCGTCATATCTTTCTTGCCGGGGCAAGCGGGGGAGGGCACATGGCGCTTCTTTCCGCTGGCAACTCTCCTTCGACGTGGACCGCCGTGAGCGCATGGGTGCCGATAAGCGATCTTTCACAGTGGCATCGTGAAACAGAGGAGCGGGGTCTTGCCTATGCCGCCGATATCGAGCATATCTGCGACGGTACACCCGGTTCTTCTAAAAATGTTGACCGCGAATACCAAAAACGTTCACCGCTGACAAATCTCTGGCGCGCACATATCATTCCCATGGATATCAATGCGGGTATTCATGACGGTCATGCGGGAGAAACGGGCGGAGAAGGTTCCGTTCCGGTGGGTCACAGTATACGGGCGTATAACGAGCTTGTGAAAGCTTCCGGGAAAACTGCGGATATCATCCCTGAAGATGTCATTTACTCTATTGAACACGAGCAGCAGATTCCCGACGGTTTTGAACGACGAACGATTGAAGACCCGGCGTATGGACGCAGAATCCACCTGAGACGGGTATCGGGTCTTTCAAGGCTGACCCTGTTCGAGGGCGGTCATGAGATTCTGTATGAGGCGGTATTCGACTGGTTTGAAAGTTTTTAA